From Vitis vinifera cultivar Pinot Noir 40024 chromosome 14, ASM3070453v1, a single genomic window includes:
- the LOC109123920 gene encoding uncharacterized protein LOC109123920, with product MDHRANVSAPVSVAYAAHGRNKGRDMHVVQCFSCKDFGHIVQDCPKKFSNYYKKQGHIISACPIRPKRKQGTAYHASTGASSSAALPAVSSIVPIYAPTALANLNTLTPKMDQVSRKMIAKGPKVLRSDSGKECMSNEF from the exons ATGGACCATCGGGCTAATGTTAGTGCACCTGTTTCTGTGGCTTATGCAGCACATGGGCGGAATAAGGGTCGAGACATGCATGTTGTTCAGTGCTTTAGTTGTAAAGATTTTGGTCACATTGTTCAGGATTGTCCCAAGAAGTTCAGTAACTACTACAAGAAACAAGGTCATATCATCTCTGCTTGTCCCATTCGGCCTAAAAGGAAGCAGGGTACTGCTTATCATGCTTCCACTGGTGCCTCTAGTTCTGCTGCATTGCCTGCTGTCTCGTCGATTGTTCCTATTTATGCTCCTACAGCCTTAGCAAACCTGAACACACTTACTCCTAAAATG GATCAAGTGTCCAGGAAGATGATTGCGAAGGGGCCTAAG GTCTTGCGCTCTGATTCTGGAAAAGAATGCATGTCTAATGAGTTTTAA